Proteins from a single region of Carassius carassius chromosome 25, fCarCar2.1, whole genome shotgun sequence:
- the LOC132104053 gene encoding E3 ubiquitin-protein ligase RNF115-like, whose product MAEAAAATAAPGHRFFCHCCRGEIDPKLPEYVCPRCDSGFIEEVSENSCFLQSRDGAGAAAVGEDDMASQFAELWQLLFMEHSALLSDPTVTDALRSPSGVEAAVGDPAPETAGPVASVETLSDCTEPVLPPQQNSQQRNSRLDQGQAVEGMVQQFLSGLFSNSDSAGSQTSSWSSMLHSNPGDYAWGQGGLDAVITQLLGQSENTGPPPAGKEMISSLPIVSISTEQAACRLECPVCREEYTEGESVRQLPCLHYFHSNCIVPWLQLHDTCPVCRKSLDGEDWSFQPQTGPSGAIPSPMNVEERSTSETL is encoded by the exons CACTGCTGCAGAGGTGAAATCGACCCCAAGCTGCCT GAATATGTTTGTCCCAGATGTGACTCTGGTTTTATTGAAGAGGTGTCAGAGAACTCATG TTTTCTTCAGAGTCGTGATGGTGCTGGTGCTGCCGCTGTAGGCGAGGATGACATGGCCTCACAGTTTGCAGAG CTGTGGCAGCTGCTTTTCATGGAACATTCAGCCCTCCTTTCCGACCCCACTGTCACAGACGCGCTCCGCAGCCCCTCAGGGGTTGAAGCAGCAGTTGGTGATCCTGCCCCTGAGACAGCGGGACCCGTAGCGTCTGTGGAGACTTTGTCAGACTGCACAGAGCCTGTGCTTCCCCCTCAACAAAACAGCCAGCAGCGAAACTCTAGACTGGATCAGGGACAGGCTGTGGAGGG GATGGTCCAGCAGTTCCTGTCTGGTCTGTTTTCCAATTCAGATAGTGCAGGTTCCCAAACCTCCTCATG GTCTAGCATGCTGCACTCTAACCCTGGAGATTATGCTTGGGGACAAGGAGGTTTAGATGCGGTCATCACACAG TTGCTTGGTCAGTCTGAAAATACCGGCCCCCCTCCTGCCGGGAAGGAGATGATCTCATCTCTGCCCATCGTTAGCATCTCCACAGAACAGGCTG CATGCCGGCTGGAATGCCCTGTGTGTAGAGAGGAGTACACTGAAGGGGAATCTGTCCGACAGCTGCCCTGTCTGCACTACTTTCACAGCAACTGTATCGTGCCCTGGCTACAACTG CACGACACCTGCCCTGTCTGCCGGAAAAGTCTGGATGGTGAAGACTGGAGTTTCCAGCCACAGACTGGACCTTCAGGGGCAATTCCATCACCGATGAATGTAGAGGAACGTAGCACCTCTGAGACTCTTTAG